Below is a genomic region from Elusimicrobiota bacterium.
ATGGGGCGACGCGTGATTACCGATATTCAATTTGAGTTTTCCAAGGGAGGAAATTGAAGTGACAAAAGCACAAACTGAAGAAACTTCTTCCGGTTACGGCGCGGCACAAATTACCGTTCTCGAAGGCATGGAGGCGGTCCGTAAGCGACCGGCCATGTACATTGGTTCCACAAGCGCGCAGGGACTTCATCATTTGGTTTACGAGGCCGTTGATAACTCAATCGACGAGGTGTTGGGGGGCTTTGCAAAAAACATCGAGGTCATTATTAAAGAAGATGGTTCACTTTCAGTTGAAGATGATGGTCGTGGAATTCCCGTTGACGTTAAAAAAGATGAAAAAGATCCCAAGCTGAAAGGAAAATCCGCTCTTGAAATCATCATGACCACACTCCATGCGGGTGGAAAATTTGAAAAATCCGCCTACAAGGTGTCAGGCGGCTTGCATGGCGTGGGCATCACTTGCGTGAACGCGCTCTCCAAGTGGTTCAAAGCCGAAGTGTACCGGGACGGAAAGGTTTATGCGCAGTCGTATAAAATAGGGAAACCAGACGGTCCTGTGATGGTCATTGGAAAAACTGAAAAACATGGAACCAAGGTTTCATTTTTGCCTGACGACAGTATATTTACGGCCACCAAGTTTTCATTTGACACCTTGTCAAACCGGCTCCGAGAATTGGCTTTTCTCAACGCAGGCGCACATATCAAAATCGTTGACGAACGCGATGATAAACAACACACCTTCCACTATGAAGGCGGAATCAACGAATTCATTAAATATTTGAATGCGCATAAAAAATCTCTGCACCCCAACCCCATCTATGTCTCAAAAGAAAAAGATGGCGTGGTGGTCGAGGTGGCGATCCAATACAACGACTCCTATGCCGAACAGGCTTATTCTTTTGTCAACAACATAAACACGATAGAAGGCGGTACTCACCTCGCTGGTTTTCGATCAGCCTTAACCCGCGTTATCAACGACTACATCAAAAAAAGAGATTTGACCAAAGGTCGCGATTTGGGAATCAATGGAGAAGATTGCCGCGAAGGCCTTTCCATGGTTTTGTCGCTAAAAGTTCCCAACCCGCAATTTGAGGGACAAACCAAAACAAAACTGGGCAATTCAGAAATTGAGGGCCTTACGAAATCAATTGTCGGCGACGCGCTCGGAACGTTTTTTGAGGAAAACCCGGCCACCGCCAGCAAAATCTGTGAAAAGATTGTGACGGCGTCTGAGGCCAGAGAAGCTGCCAGGAAAGCGCGTGAATTAACCCGGCGCAAAGGGGCGCTTGATTCGGCTTCCTTGCCTGGCAAACTGGCCGATTGCCAAGAACGGGACCCCGAGAAATGCGAACTCTTTATTGTGGAAGGGGATTCGGCCGGCGGCTCTGCCAAACAAGGCCGAAATCGGGCCTTTCAAGCGGTTCTTCCGCTCAGAGGGAAAATAATCAATTGTGAAAAATCTCGAATCGCCAAAGTTTTGGCCAATGAAGAAATTCGCACGTTGATAACGGCAATCGGTTGTGGTGTGGGTTCAACGGCGGGAGCCGAGTCGGACGGATTTAATATTGCAAAACTCCGATATCACAAAATCGTAATTATGACAGACGCCGATGTGGACGGGGCTCATATTCGAACATTGATTCTGACTTTCTTTTTCAGGCAAATGCGCGCTCTGGTCGATAATGGCCATATTTTTATTGCGCAGCCTCCTCTTTATAAAGTGTCGAAGAACAAAAAAGAATTTTACGTCGACACCGTCGAAGAAATGGAGAAATGGCTTTTGGATCAAGCTTTGGAATCGACCGAGGTGGTCCGGCTGAAAGGAGACAAAGAGGCCGGTCAAGTGGAACCCGCGAAATTGAGAGCGTTGGTGAGCGACTTGGTGGAATTCGAATCTCTCAAAACAAAACTTCGTCGCAAGGGCTTGAGCTGGGAAAAATTTGTGGAAGCCCTTAAAGTCGACAAACTCCCTCTCTACGCGGTGGAAGATGACAAAGGGACCCGCTTCTTTACCTCAGAAAAGGAATGGAAAGAATTTAAACCGGAGTACATGAAAAAAAGACGAGAGAAATTGTTGGCTGAATCTCAAACCTCGGGCGACGAGGCGAGTGAATTGACCGAGGAGGATATTTTATCTGACGTCAAAGAATTCCCTGAAATTCCAAAACTTCAAACCGTTCTCAAGAAATTTGAATCGGTGGGGTTTGATGTGACGCTGGAAGACAAAGCCATTCATGAAGCCAAGGCCTTGTACCGGGTTCGCATGAAAGAGGGTGACCGCGATGTCAAAACTGTTGAGGAGTTGGTCGAGGCCATCAAGGAAGCGGGAAAACAGGGCGCCTCTATTCAACGGTACAAAGGACTGGGAGAAATGAATCCTGAGCAATTATGGGAGACCACCATGGACCCCAACAATCGACGTTTCCTTCAAGTGAAACTCGAAGATGAAGTCGAGGCTGAGAAAATATTTTCAACCTTGATGGGTGACAAAGTGGAGCCGAGACGGTTGTTTATTGAAACCCACGCGCTCGATGTACAAAATTTAGACATCTAATTTAGGAGATCTATTCCATGGCCAAGGAAGAAAAACCAAAACAAACGGATTTTCGCACTGCTCCAACCAACATTGAAGATGAAATGAAAACCTCTTACATCGATTACGCCATGAGCGTAATTGTGGGGCGCGCCATCCCTGATGTGAGAGATGGTCTAAAACCAGTCCATCGTCGTGTGCTCTACACCATTGATGAAATGGGATTGGCCTACAACAAGCCCTACAAGAAATCAGCTCGCGTCGTTGGAGACGTTTTGGGTAAGTATCACCCCCACGGCGATTTGTCGGTGTATGACGCGTTGGTTCGCATGGTTCAAGATTTTTCTCTTCGGTACCCCCTCATTGACGGTCAAGGCAACTTTGGTTCTGTGGACGGAGATTCTCCGGCGGCGATGCGCTACACCGAAGTGCGTCCTGCTCGGATTACCGATGAGCTCATAACTGACATTGACAAAGAAACAGTTGATTTCGTCCCCAACTATGATGGTTCTTTGCGGGAGCCGTCCATTTTGCCAGCGCGCCTTCCCAATTTGCTGATCAACGGGTCCTCTGGCATTGCGGTGGGTATGGCCACAAATATCCCCCCCCATAACATCACCGAAGTGTGTGACGCGACGATGGCTGTCATCGAAAATCCGGAAATTGAAATTAAAGAACTGTCCAAATTTGTGAAGGGCCCCGATTTCCCGACGGGTGGAATTATTCTTGGTAAACAGGGCATCAAGGATTATTTTGAAAAGGGCCGAGGTTCAGTGCGTGTTCGCGCCAAGACTGAAATCGAAGATATCAAAGGCGGTCGCCAAGCCATTATTGTTAATGAATTACCGTATCAAGTGAACAAAGCAGTTTTGCTCGAAAGCATTGCGGAATTGGTTCGTGATAAAAAGATTACGGAGATATCCGACCTTCGAGATGAATCGAACCGTGAAGGGATACGGATGGTCATTGAAATCAAACGCGATGGGAACGCGCAAATCGTTTTGAATCAGCTCTATAAGATGACCCAGTTGGAAACTTCTTTTGGCGTCATTATGTTGGCCTTGGCTGGTGGAAAACCCAAGGTTTTGTCACTTAAAGACACGATTACTCATTATTTGGCTCACCGCCAAGAGGTGGTCATACGACGGACCCAATTTGAATTGGCCAAGGCCGAGGCGCGGGCCCATATTTTGGAAGCACTTCGAATAGCCATTGATCATTTGGACGAAGTCATAAAAATTATCCGTCAATCAAAAGACACGCCCACGGCTCGTGAAAAATTAATAGCACGTTTTGAATTTTCTCAGATACAAGCCCAAGCCATTTTGGACATGCGTCTACATCAATTGACCAACTTAGAGCGGGAAGCGCTTGAAAATGAATACAAAGAACTGATCAAAACGATTGCTCGACTTAAGGGTATTCTAGCGGACCCGAAAAAGGTGATGGCGATCATTCGAGAAGAATTAACCGCTATTCGGGACAAATACGGGGACAAACGCCGCACCCAAATTCAAGCTTCATTTGAAGAATTCGATGTTGAAGATCTTATCGCTGATGAAGAAGTGGTGGTCACCATTTCTCATACCGGCTATGTGAAACGGTTGCCGGCGGACACGTACCGTGCTCAAGGGCGTGGCGGACGTGGTTTGACTGGAATGACCACCAAGGAAGAAGATTTTGTGGAACAAGTATTTGTGACAAGCACTTTGGCGCACTTGCTCCTTTTCACGAGCCGCGGTCGCGTTTATGGCATTCGTGTCTATGAAATTCCAGACGCCGGACGAACGGCGCGTGGAAAAGCTATGGCCAATTTTATTCCCATCGAATCCACGGAAAAGATTACGGCCGCCATTGCCATTCGTTCATTCTCGGAAGGCACAGAAGGTTTTCTCACGCTTTGCACGCGGGGCGGTCAAATCAAGAAGACACCGATCACAGAATTCGACAGTATCCGCAAGAGCGGCATTATCGCGATGGGTTTGGACGAAGGCGATATTTTGATTGGGGCCAAGTTGGTAGACGGTAAAAAAGACATCCTATTGGCCACGAGCGCGGGTATGTCCATTCGGTTCCCCGAGAGCGAAATTCGGGCGATGGGCCGAGGAGCCGGTGGAGTTCGCGGCATCAAGCTTGAGACAGGCGACCAGGTGGTCGGTCTTGAAGTCGTCGATCCCAAAGAAGAGAAGAACTTAACGCTTCTTACCACTTGTGAGTTTGGTTATGGCAAGCGGACAGAGCTTTCTGAATATCGAGATCAATCCCGGGGTGGCAAAGGAGTCATCACCATCAAAGCGACCGATCGAAATGGGCCTGTGGTGGGGATTCGGTTGGTCACCGATAAAGATGATGTGATGATCATGACTGAAAAAGGGATGGCCATTCGGCTTCATTGTAAAGATCTCTCAGTTATATCCCGCAATACCCAAGGGGTTCGGCTGGTTCGCCTGGAA
It encodes:
- the gyrB gene encoding DNA gyrase subunit B gives rise to the protein MTKAQTEETSSGYGAAQITVLEGMEAVRKRPAMYIGSTSAQGLHHLVYEAVDNSIDEVLGGFAKNIEVIIKEDGSLSVEDDGRGIPVDVKKDEKDPKLKGKSALEIIMTTLHAGGKFEKSAYKVSGGLHGVGITCVNALSKWFKAEVYRDGKVYAQSYKIGKPDGPVMVIGKTEKHGTKVSFLPDDSIFTATKFSFDTLSNRLRELAFLNAGAHIKIVDERDDKQHTFHYEGGINEFIKYLNAHKKSLHPNPIYVSKEKDGVVVEVAIQYNDSYAEQAYSFVNNINTIEGGTHLAGFRSALTRVINDYIKKRDLTKGRDLGINGEDCREGLSMVLSLKVPNPQFEGQTKTKLGNSEIEGLTKSIVGDALGTFFEENPATASKICEKIVTASEAREAARKARELTRRKGALDSASLPGKLADCQERDPEKCELFIVEGDSAGGSAKQGRNRAFQAVLPLRGKIINCEKSRIAKVLANEEIRTLITAIGCGVGSTAGAESDGFNIAKLRYHKIVIMTDADVDGAHIRTLILTFFFRQMRALVDNGHIFIAQPPLYKVSKNKKEFYVDTVEEMEKWLLDQALESTEVVRLKGDKEAGQVEPAKLRALVSDLVEFESLKTKLRRKGLSWEKFVEALKVDKLPLYAVEDDKGTRFFTSEKEWKEFKPEYMKKRREKLLAESQTSGDEASELTEEDILSDVKEFPEIPKLQTVLKKFESVGFDVTLEDKAIHEAKALYRVRMKEGDRDVKTVEELVEAIKEAGKQGASIQRYKGLGEMNPEQLWETTMDPNNRRFLQVKLEDEVEAEKIFSTLMGDKVEPRRLFIETHALDVQNLDI
- the gyrA gene encoding DNA gyrase subunit A, whose product is MAKEEKPKQTDFRTAPTNIEDEMKTSYIDYAMSVIVGRAIPDVRDGLKPVHRRVLYTIDEMGLAYNKPYKKSARVVGDVLGKYHPHGDLSVYDALVRMVQDFSLRYPLIDGQGNFGSVDGDSPAAMRYTEVRPARITDELITDIDKETVDFVPNYDGSLREPSILPARLPNLLINGSSGIAVGMATNIPPHNITEVCDATMAVIENPEIEIKELSKFVKGPDFPTGGIILGKQGIKDYFEKGRGSVRVRAKTEIEDIKGGRQAIIVNELPYQVNKAVLLESIAELVRDKKITEISDLRDESNREGIRMVIEIKRDGNAQIVLNQLYKMTQLETSFGVIMLALAGGKPKVLSLKDTITHYLAHRQEVVIRRTQFELAKAEARAHILEALRIAIDHLDEVIKIIRQSKDTPTAREKLIARFEFSQIQAQAILDMRLHQLTNLEREALENEYKELIKTIARLKGILADPKKVMAIIREELTAIRDKYGDKRRTQIQASFEEFDVEDLIADEEVVVTISHTGYVKRLPADTYRAQGRGGRGLTGMTTKEEDFVEQVFVTSTLAHLLLFTSRGRVYGIRVYEIPDAGRTARGKAMANFIPIESTEKITAAIAIRSFSEGTEGFLTLCTRGGQIKKTPITEFDSIRKSGIIAMGLDEGDILIGAKLVDGKKDILLATSAGMSIRFPESEIRAMGRGAGGVRGIKLETGDQVVGLEVVDPKEEKNLTLLTTCEFGYGKRTELSEYRDQSRGGKGVITIKATDRNGPVVGIRLVTDKDDVMIMTEKGMAIRLHCKDLSVISRNTQGVRLVRLEEGDKVAAIASVVSEVPEG